AATCGCAGCTGCAGGCTGAGTCATTTTCTGGGCTGTGGCTGGATGTGGGGACGGTAGAAAGGCTGAATCAGCTAGATGCCATGCTTAAGGCGGGGTTGGCCTAACGGATACTCCCGCCCCGTGTATTTAATTTAGCCTTGCTTACGGGGCGTTACCGGGCTGTAATCGCTGTGCGTTTTTGTGGTTTAGATTAAAAAAACGTAGTTACCCACTTACATCGTAAATAGAACCTTTTTAAGTTAGTACAATAGGAATAAGATTGATAGTGGTTCGTATTCAAGGATGGATACGACATATATCGCTGTTTTTCCTTAGTATAAAGGTGTGTTTATGAAATATCTGGTCCCTGCGATTGCGCTGGCACTCTCTGCTCAAGCCTACGCTGCTGAATATCCAATTGGTAAGCCGACGATTAAAAATGGTATGGAGCTGGCGGCGGTTTATCTGCAGCCGGTCAAAATGGAACCGGATGGCATGATGCGTAAGGCGGAAGCTTCGGATATCCACCTTGAAGCCGACATCCACGCCGCCAAAGGCAATCCTAATGGTTTTGGTGAAGGCGAATGGATGCCGTATTTATTGATTAAGTACGAGCTACAAAAAGTGGGCAGCAAGAATGTCATCAAGGGCGATTTTATGGCCATGGTGGCGAGCGATGGCCCGCATTATGGCGACAATATCAAGCTGGAAGGCCCTGGCAAATACAAGCTGAAATACACCATTTTGCCGCCATCCGAAAACCCACACGCGCACTTTGGTCGCCATGTGGATAAGGAAACCGGCGTTGCGCCTTGGTTTAAGCCTTTTGATTTGAACTATGAATTTACCTATGCCGGAACAGGCAAGAAGGGTGGTTATTAATATCGCCTGATCAAGGCCCTCAGCTTTGCCGCCGACTGATGCTCAGTCCAACAGGCTGCTGGCTGGGGGCTTTGTGCTTTCTTGTGGTTTAAATATTGTTGGTTTATTGGATGGGGTTTTATGCGACGTATTGTGGTGGCTTTATTAAGCACATGCAGCTTAATGGCGAGTGCGGATGATTTACTGACTTTTAGGGTGGAGCTCAATGATGGCAAGGTCACGCCAACGCGCATCGAAGCGCCAGCCAAAACTAAATTTAAGCTGATTTTAGTGAATAAGGGTAAGTCACCTGCCGAATTTGAAAGCCTGCCGCTGCGCAAAGAAAAAGTCCTCGCCCCCGGCGTGGAATCTTTTGTGGTGATTCAAGGCGCATCGGCTGGCGAATATATTTTCTTTGATGATTTCCACCCGCAGGCGCGGGGCGTGATTGTGGTGAAGTAAGGGGGCTTTATTTTAGTGCCTTCGGCACGTTGATTTAGGTGCGGGATCCCCGCGAAGTATGTGATTTCTGCTTCGCCAAGAAAGTAAGCAAAGAAGGCGACCCCACGAAGCACAAAGGCCCCTCCGCTGCGGACAATCGGGTCGGCGGCGGGCGGGATTGGCTCGTTCCTCGCTCCCTTGCCGAAATCCCGCCCCGCTTGTTCCTCGTGTCGCGGCTTCAAGGGGGGGTAAAGCCCTATGTCACGATAGAGGTAAAACTAGAGGTTACTTAAGGGTTTGAGGATGCTCAAAACCTTAGAAAAACGTCTTAATTCAAAGCCTGTCTTTCTCCGTGAAACTCCGTGTTCTCTGTGTCCTCCGTGGTTCAAGATTTAGGTTTTTGTCTTATATGTTGTTGCAATTTTTAAAGGTTAAAGACTATGGAACAAGTCGCATTTATTGTCTGGCGTGAAAGCGTAGAGGCGCTGCTGGTAGTGGGGATTTTATACGCTTGGCTGCGTGCCAATCCGGTGGCGGGAAAGCGTGGCATGGCTTACCTCTGGGGTGGTGTGGGCCTCGGTTTGGTGCTGTCGGGCTTGCTGGCGCTGACTTTATTGGGCGTTTCTAGCTGGCTGGATGATACGGCGCAGGAGTATTTTCAGGCCGCAATGCCGCTCGTGGCCGCTGCGCTGATAGTGCAGATGGTGGTGTGGATGCGTAAAAATGGTCGCAGTCTTAAGCGTGAATTAGAAGGTGGCCTTGCCAGTAATGCGGCAGAGAAAAACTGGTGGGGCTTGTTGTTTTTAGTGGCGCTCGCGGTGGCGCGTGAAGGCAGTGAAACCGTGGTATTTTTATACGGCAGTGTGGCAGGCAGTAGTAATGGCGGAGCGTTAGCACTGGCGGGTTTAGGCGGCTTTGTGGCTGCGCTGGCGACATTTCAGCTCTTGCAATTGGGCGGTAAATATATTTCTTGGCGCTGGTTTTTTAAGGTAACCGAAATCTTGCTGCTGCTCTTGGCCGGCGCGATGTTGAACTCCGGCGTAGAGCATTTGATTGGTATGGATGTTTTGCCAGCGATTATTGATCCGCTTTGGGATAGCTCGGCTTGGCTAGATGAAAGTATGGGTATCGGCAAATTGCTGGCTGATTTTGCAGGCTATCGCTCGCATCCCGCTTTATCTTTGCTGGTGATTTGGAGTGGTTATTGGATTGCAAGCACTTGGCTGCTGCGCCGCGTGAGTCGTACAGGGCAATGACTATTTTGAATTCGCGTACCGCTCAGTTCGGCAATTTTTTACGGGACCACGCTCATTGGCTGCGCAAGCTGCAATGGGTGGTGGTTTTCTTCTATTTATTTTTGCTGATTATTCCTACTTTGGTCAGCCTGCCTGATGAAAGCGCGCGGGTTTTTAATCATCTGGTGATCTTTGCACAGTTTGCATTTTGGGGAATCTGGTGGCCGTTTGTACTGATCTCCATGCTGCTGATGGGCCGTGTTTGGTGTGGCTGGTTCTGCCCAGAAGGAATGCTGACAGAATGGGCCAGTGAGCGCGGGCGCAATCATCCGATTCCTCGCTGGATGCGCTGGCAGGGTTGGCCCTTTGTGGCTTTCGCCTGTACCACCGTCTACGGCCAGCTGCTGAGTGTCTACCAATATCCCTTGGCTGCGATGTTGGTATTGGGTGGCTCAACCGTGGCGGCGGTGGGCGTAGGCTATTGGTATGGGCGCAGCAAGCGGGTGTGGTGCCGCTATCTTTGCCCTGTGAATGGCGTGTTTAATTTGTTGGCAAAGCTGGCTCCTTGGCATTACAAGGTGGACGTGGATGCTTGGAAAGCGCCGCAGCAGAAGGTGATTCCAGTTAACTGTGCACCCTTGGTGCCTATGCGCAATATGCAGGGCGCAACTGAATGCCATATGTGCGGGCGTTGCAGCGATTATCGCGGTGCAATTACTTTGAGCGTGCGCTCGCCTGAAGCTGAAATTACCCAGTTTTCCAAAGGCAGTGGCTGGGAAACGGTGCTGATTTTATTTGGCCTGATGGGGCTTGCCGTTGGTGCTTTTCAGTGGACGGCCAGCCCGTGGCTGGTGGATGCCAAGCAGATGATGGCCGAGTGGCTGGTGAATCGCGAGATCTTCTGGCCACTGCAAGACAATGCGCCTTGGTGGATTCTGACGCATTACCCCGAGGTGAACGATAGCTTCTCTTGGCTAGATGGTGGCCTGATCGTGGCCTATATCGGCTGTAGCATGTTGTTTCTGGGCGGTAGTCTTTATCTGTGCTTAAAACTGGCTGATTGGATGTTGCCTAAGCGTGATGCTTTAAGCGTGCATAAGCTGACGCAATCCTTTATCCCTGCCGCAGCCTGTGGTGTGTTCTTGGGCTTGTCGGCACTGACGGTTAATTTACTAAAGCATGAAGGCGTGGCAACCGCTTGGGCACCTGCGGTAAGAGCGGTTCTTTTGAGCTTGGCGCTATTGTGGTCGCTCAGATTGTTTTGGCGCTTGGCTAGTCAGCGCACCATGCAATGGTGGCCGCGTTTAGGTGCGTTGGCATTGGCCAGCTTAGGCTTGGCTGTATACGGCTGGGCTTGGGTGTTGTTGTTTTTTGTATGGGCTTAGGCTCGAAATTGCATCATTAATAAGATCGTCATCCCCGAGTGTATTTACCGGGGATCCAGCAGAGCCACTGGATTCCCGACAGAGGCTCTTGGGAATGACGGGCATGGCATGTGTCAGGCTGGCGGAGGCGAGCTTTCATCAAAGCATGGGTATGCATGCTTTTAGCTTAAAAAAACAGCTGGTTGTTTGATCTTACACATTGAGTTCTGCTGCAGCGCAACCTAAGCTAGAGGAACGATCTCAAGGGGATGGCAATGTCTGAGTTAACGTTTTTTACTGAACAATCAAAGCGCTACGCCGATTTACAGCATAAATTAAGACAATCGACCGATCCCTTTGGCTTGATGGCAAGTTCCGTGAAAGCGCAGCAAGCATGGTTACAAAATCCACACGCCTTATCTAATGTCTTGTTTCGTTATGTGAATGATGTAACGAAGTGGCAAAACTTTATGGCTCGGCGTTTCTGGGGCGAGGCAGATAGCGATGTTTTCCCGCCTCACCCAGAAGACGTGCGCTTTGCCGACCCAATCTGGAGCGACAGCCCCTATTGGGATGGTATTAAAGAATGGTATTTGCTGAATACCCATTGGTTGCAAGATGCGCTATACGCTACGCCAGATATGGGCGAGCACGAGCGTAACCGCAGTGCATTTTGGCTGAGGCAAGTGCTTAACGCAGCGGCCCCAACTAACTTTTTGCTGACTAATCCTGTAGCGATTGCCAGAGCATTAAGCACCAATGGCGAAAGCCTCGTTGCAGGCTATAAAAACTTTAAGGCAGACAAAGCGCGTGGCGATATCAGCATGACCGATATGAACGCGTTTAAAGTGGGTGAAAATCTGGCGACGACCGCAGGC
This genomic interval from Iodobacter fluviatilis contains the following:
- a CDS encoding iron transporter, with the protein product MKYLVPAIALALSAQAYAAEYPIGKPTIKNGMELAAVYLQPVKMEPDGMMRKAEASDIHLEADIHAAKGNPNGFGEGEWMPYLLIKYELQKVGSKNVIKGDFMAMVASDGPHYGDNIKLEGPGKYKLKYTILPPSENPHAHFGRHVDKETGVAPWFKPFDLNYEFTYAGTGKKGGY
- a CDS encoding cupredoxin domain-containing protein — its product is MRRIVVALLSTCSLMASADDLLTFRVELNDGKVTPTRIEAPAKTKFKLILVNKGKSPAEFESLPLRKEKVLAPGVESFVVIQGASAGEYIFFDDFHPQARGVIVVK
- a CDS encoding FTR1 family iron permease, whose protein sequence is MEQVAFIVWRESVEALLVVGILYAWLRANPVAGKRGMAYLWGGVGLGLVLSGLLALTLLGVSSWLDDTAQEYFQAAMPLVAAALIVQMVVWMRKNGRSLKRELEGGLASNAAEKNWWGLLFLVALAVAREGSETVVFLYGSVAGSSNGGALALAGLGGFVAALATFQLLQLGGKYISWRWFFKVTEILLLLLAGAMLNSGVEHLIGMDVLPAIIDPLWDSSAWLDESMGIGKLLADFAGYRSHPALSLLVIWSGYWIASTWLLRRVSRTGQ
- a CDS encoding 4Fe-4S binding protein, with the protein product MDCKHLAAAPRESYRAMTILNSRTAQFGNFLRDHAHWLRKLQWVVVFFYLFLLIIPTLVSLPDESARVFNHLVIFAQFAFWGIWWPFVLISMLLMGRVWCGWFCPEGMLTEWASERGRNHPIPRWMRWQGWPFVAFACTTVYGQLLSVYQYPLAAMLVLGGSTVAAVGVGYWYGRSKRVWCRYLCPVNGVFNLLAKLAPWHYKVDVDAWKAPQQKVIPVNCAPLVPMRNMQGATECHMCGRCSDYRGAITLSVRSPEAEITQFSKGSGWETVLILFGLMGLAVGAFQWTASPWLVDAKQMMAEWLVNREIFWPLQDNAPWWILTHYPEVNDSFSWLDGGLIVAYIGCSMLFLGGSLYLCLKLADWMLPKRDALSVHKLTQSFIPAAACGVFLGLSALTVNLLKHEGVATAWAPAVRAVLLSLALLWSLRLFWRLASQRTMQWWPRLGALALASLGLAVYGWAWVLLFFVWA